The following coding sequences lie in one Saccharopolyspora hordei genomic window:
- a CDS encoding sensor histidine kinase has translation MGGEERREPAGSVRDRSDELVEAMLAVSAGLELDATLRRIVHAAVNLVDARYGALGVLGQDARLGRFVYEGVDETTRERIGSPPSGLGVLGAVIDEGKPLRIDDVTAHPESVGFPPNHPHMRTFLGVPIRARGEVFGRLYLGDKRGGGGFTEDDEAVVQALASAASVAVENARLFEEVRRREQLLEASGEVTAKLLAGSDPADALDLIAARALELTDADCAVIAVPEDPEEDPSEVTELIVTACAGLDARAMTGRRIPIAGSTVGQVFRERIPRNVRSLRIDPGRDVVEFGPALAVPLRAEGKISGVLVAMRTSGALAFEEHQLLVVSLFADQAALALQQAEGQLARRELDVLADRDRIARELHDHVIQRLYATGLAMQSTRRRTKSPDLADRLDEHINQVHEVIQDVREAIFDLHTGTPSTVRLRPKLQAIINELTASTAIRTTVSMSGPLDVPVALAEHAEAVVREAVSNAVRHAQASELSITVTLDHDLVIDVTDDGVGIPSAVERSGLRNMAERAADAAGRCTVEGVASGGTRVLWSAPVS, from the coding sequence GTGGGAGGCGAGGAACGGCGCGAGCCGGCGGGGTCGGTCCGGGACCGCTCGGACGAGCTGGTGGAGGCGATGCTCGCCGTGTCGGCCGGGCTGGAGCTGGATGCGACGCTGCGGCGCATCGTGCACGCTGCGGTCAACCTGGTCGACGCCCGCTACGGCGCGCTCGGCGTGCTCGGTCAGGACGCCAGGCTCGGCCGGTTCGTGTACGAAGGCGTGGACGAGACCACCCGAGAACGCATCGGCTCGCCGCCCAGTGGCCTGGGGGTGCTGGGTGCGGTGATCGACGAGGGCAAGCCGCTGCGCATCGACGACGTGACGGCTCATCCGGAGTCGGTGGGCTTTCCGCCGAACCACCCCCACATGCGCACCTTCCTCGGCGTTCCGATCCGGGCGCGCGGCGAGGTGTTCGGAAGGCTCTACCTGGGGGACAAGCGCGGCGGCGGGGGTTTCACCGAGGACGACGAGGCCGTGGTGCAGGCGTTGGCCAGCGCCGCGAGCGTCGCGGTGGAGAACGCCCGGTTGTTCGAGGAGGTCCGTCGGAGGGAACAGCTGCTGGAGGCCAGTGGTGAGGTGACCGCGAAGCTCCTCGCAGGCAGTGATCCGGCTGACGCCTTGGACCTGATCGCCGCACGCGCCCTGGAGCTGACCGACGCGGACTGCGCTGTGATCGCGGTGCCGGAGGATCCCGAGGAGGACCCCTCTGAGGTCACCGAGCTGATCGTGACCGCGTGTGCCGGCCTGGACGCTCGGGCCATGACCGGGCGCAGGATCCCCATCGCGGGTTCCACGGTCGGCCAGGTCTTCCGGGAGCGGATCCCCCGCAACGTCCGCAGCCTGCGCATCGATCCAGGCCGCGACGTCGTGGAGTTCGGCCCGGCGCTCGCAGTGCCGTTGCGCGCGGAGGGGAAGATCTCCGGCGTGCTGGTGGCGATGCGCACGTCCGGGGCGCTCGCCTTCGAGGAGCACCAGCTCCTGGTCGTCTCCTTGTTCGCCGACCAGGCCGCGTTGGCCCTGCAGCAGGCCGAAGGACAGCTCGCGCGGCGGGAACTCGACGTCCTGGCCGACCGCGACCGCATCGCCCGCGAGCTCCATGACCACGTCATCCAGCGGTTGTACGCGACCGGCCTGGCCATGCAGAGCACCCGCCGTCGTACGAAGTCGCCCGACCTCGCCGACCGGTTGGACGAACACATCAACCAAGTGCACGAGGTGATCCAGGACGTGCGCGAGGCGATCTTCGACCTGCACACCGGCACACCGTCCACGGTCCGGCTCCGCCCGAAGCTGCAGGCCATCATCAACGAGCTGACGGCCAGCACGGCGATCCGCACGACGGTGAGCATGTCCGGGCCGCTCGACGTGCCGGTGGCGCTCGCCGAGCACGCCGAGGCGGTGGTCCGCGAAGCGGTCAGCAATGCGGTGCGCCACGCCCAGGCGAGCGAGTTGTCGATCACGGTCACGTTGGACCACGACCTGGTCATCGACGTCACAGACGACGGCGTCGGCATCCCGAGCGCAGTCGAGCGCAGTGGTCTGAGGAACATGGCCGAGCGCGCCGCCGACGCCGCGGGGCGGTGCACGGTGGAAGGGGTCGCGAGTGGCGGGACCCGGGTGCTGTGGTCGGCCCCCGTGTCCTGA
- a CDS encoding Lrp/AsnC family transcriptional regulator: MAEATLDATDHEILALLREDARRTLSDIASRVTLSTAAVKRRIDRLQELGVILGYTVQLDHAKLGASVEAFIELRFLGTSGVDEIVQTTTRMPEAQAVFTIAGDPDALVWVRVRDMAHLQRTIDEIRRSHRVTSTKTLIALDSWQRGRTSP; encoded by the coding sequence ATGGCCGAAGCGACGCTCGATGCGACCGACCACGAGATCCTGGCGCTGCTGCGCGAGGACGCCCGCCGCACGCTGTCGGACATCGCCTCGCGGGTGACCCTGTCCACGGCTGCGGTCAAGCGGCGGATCGACCGGTTGCAGGAGCTGGGCGTGATCCTGGGCTACACCGTCCAGCTCGACCACGCCAAGCTCGGCGCGTCGGTGGAGGCGTTCATCGAGCTGCGCTTCCTGGGCACCAGCGGGGTGGACGAGATCGTGCAGACCACCACGCGGATGCCGGAGGCGCAGGCGGTGTTCACCATCGCCGGGGACCCGGACGCGCTGGTCTGGGTGCGGGTGCGGGACATGGCGCACCTGCAGCGCACCATCGACGAGATCCGCCGCAGCCACCGCGTGACCAGCACCAAGACGCTGATCGCCCTGGACTCCTGGCAGCGCGGCCGCACGTCACCGTGA
- a CDS encoding response regulator, translated as MLGDEPDLEVVGQACSASEALVRIPAVRPDVAVLDVRLPDTSGVELCRKLRSTLPELKCLMLTSYADEQAMVEAILAGAAGHVLKDIKGANLLSAIRTVGSGGSLLDSRATAAVLARLRAGADRQGPLAELTEQERVLLSHLGEGLSNREIAARMFLSEKTVKNYVSRLLGKLGKNRTQAAVMAARLQSQLHRTVG; from the coding sequence ATGCTCGGCGACGAGCCCGACCTGGAGGTCGTCGGACAGGCCTGCTCGGCGTCCGAGGCGTTGGTGCGCATCCCGGCCGTGCGACCGGACGTGGCCGTGCTGGACGTCCGGCTGCCCGACACCAGCGGTGTGGAGCTGTGCCGGAAGTTGCGGTCCACGCTCCCCGAGCTCAAGTGCCTGATGCTGACTTCCTACGCCGACGAGCAGGCCATGGTGGAAGCGATCCTGGCCGGGGCTGCCGGTCACGTGCTCAAGGACATCAAGGGCGCGAACCTCCTCTCGGCGATCCGCACGGTCGGTTCAGGGGGTTCGCTGCTGGACAGCCGGGCCACCGCGGCGGTGCTCGCGCGGTTGCGCGCCGGAGCAGATCGGCAGGGGCCGCTCGCTGAGCTCACCGAGCAGGAACGCGTCTTGCTCAGCCACCTCGGAGAGGGGCTGAGCAACCGGGAGATCGCCGCGCGGATGTTCCTGTCCGAGAAGACGGTGAAGAACTACGTGTCCCGCCTGCTGGGCAAGCTGGGCAAGAACCGCACCCAAGCCGCGGTGATGGCTGCCCGGCTGCAGAGCCAGTTGCACCGCACCGTCGGATGA
- a CDS encoding multicopper oxidase domain-containing protein encodes MSRVIGVEELNRSGKRFRGPLLVWGNVFVLGWLGIAALLVLLHDELGVPWWLALHVLLLGAVTNAVVIWSEHFVTTWCRAPDPPERRVKVGLSVLNLSVVLVLVGVVADWHWVSGTGAGGVSLVAIIHGVHVRRLRRRALATRFGHLTAYYVAASMSLAAGGTLGGSMTAGGMGWYPRLWAAHVHLNLLGWVGLSVLGTLLVLLPTALGVRVRQDVEVWARRTWWLLVTALVVVSVGALLATTWLVITGLLCYGAGVVALLVPLRTGGLRRAVRRPAPWFLVCAVVWLLVALVVETGWLLRSPDSLSLVIDRLLPLLAVGFAAQVLVGALTQLLPVALGRGPVESRRIAAVLQRGWPLRLVATNAAIPLLAFDLPRPVSVAAWGLEIVSVGSFVLVALSVAAPVAYRGASPTAGRGTGAVPGIAAGLAVTLVAVFFAVSGGEQPEAAGPAQTVDVTLANMRIEPAVVTVAEGTHLVLRVTNRDAMAHDLRLADEAATERLATGETQLLDVGVVREPLAGWCTVAGHRAAGMTMEVRTAGSGEPAVHDVERAPVPSADWRPRDATLPPADATTVHRVELHVTEQLLEVAPGERERRWTFGGTVPGPTLRGKVGDRFEITLVNDATTGHSIDFHAGSLAPDGPMRTIEPGERLVYAFTAERSGAWLYHCSTAPMSLHLANGMYGAVIIDPPDLAPVDREYVLVSGQHFDGAPDDDELLDKIRRGSPDGWSFNGMPWQYDHAPLTAEVGRRVRFWVINAGPSDPVSFHVVGGQFDTVYAEGAWLLRPGASGGSQALDLAPAQGGFVELTFPEPGRYPFVDHDLRHAENGAHGYVGVRP; translated from the coding sequence ATGAGCCGAGTGATCGGCGTGGAGGAGTTGAACCGGTCCGGGAAGCGGTTCCGCGGCCCGCTGCTGGTCTGGGGGAACGTGTTCGTGCTGGGATGGCTCGGCATCGCGGCGCTGTTGGTCCTCCTGCACGACGAGCTGGGTGTGCCGTGGTGGCTGGCGTTGCACGTGCTGCTGCTCGGTGCCGTCACGAACGCCGTCGTGATCTGGTCGGAGCACTTCGTGACGACGTGGTGCCGCGCACCCGACCCACCGGAGCGCCGGGTGAAGGTCGGGCTGTCCGTGCTCAACCTCTCCGTCGTGCTGGTGCTCGTGGGAGTCGTCGCTGACTGGCACTGGGTCTCCGGGACCGGAGCCGGCGGGGTGTCCCTCGTCGCGATCATCCACGGCGTCCACGTGCGACGGCTCAGGCGCCGGGCCCTGGCCACGCGGTTCGGGCACCTCACCGCCTACTACGTCGCCGCGTCGATGTCGCTGGCCGCCGGGGGGACGCTCGGCGGGAGCATGACCGCGGGTGGCATGGGGTGGTACCCGCGGTTGTGGGCGGCGCACGTGCACCTGAACCTGCTCGGCTGGGTCGGCCTGTCGGTGCTCGGGACGTTGCTCGTGCTGCTGCCGACTGCGCTGGGCGTGCGAGTGCGACAGGACGTGGAGGTCTGGGCGCGCCGCACCTGGTGGCTGCTCGTCACGGCACTGGTCGTGGTGAGCGTGGGTGCCCTCCTGGCCACCACGTGGTTGGTGATCACCGGACTGCTCTGCTACGGGGCCGGTGTCGTCGCGCTGCTGGTTCCACTGCGCACGGGTGGGCTCCGCCGAGCCGTCCGTCGACCGGCACCGTGGTTCCTGGTCTGCGCCGTGGTGTGGCTGCTCGTCGCGCTGGTGGTGGAAACCGGGTGGCTGCTGCGCTCGCCGGACAGCCTGTCGCTCGTGATCGACCGGCTGTTGCCGTTGTTGGCGGTCGGTTTCGCGGCCCAGGTCCTGGTGGGCGCGCTGACCCAGCTGCTCCCGGTGGCCCTCGGTCGTGGTCCGGTCGAGAGCCGCCGCATCGCTGCGGTGCTGCAACGCGGATGGCCGTTGCGGCTCGTCGCCACCAACGCGGCGATCCCCTTGCTCGCGTTCGACCTGCCCAGGCCGGTCTCGGTAGCCGCGTGGGGACTGGAGATCGTCAGTGTCGGCTCGTTCGTCCTGGTGGCGCTGTCGGTCGCGGCTCCGGTCGCCTACCGCGGCGCGTCGCCAACCGCCGGTCGGGGAACGGGCGCTGTGCCCGGGATCGCAGCGGGACTCGCGGTGACGCTGGTGGCGGTGTTCTTCGCGGTGAGCGGGGGCGAGCAGCCCGAGGCGGCCGGCCCGGCTCAGACCGTGGACGTCACGTTGGCCAACATGCGGATCGAGCCCGCCGTGGTCACCGTCGCGGAGGGCACCCACCTCGTGCTCCGGGTGACGAACCGGGACGCCATGGCACACGACCTGCGGTTGGCCGACGAGGCGGCGACCGAGCGGCTGGCGACCGGCGAAACGCAACTGCTCGACGTCGGGGTGGTCCGCGAGCCCCTGGCGGGGTGGTGCACGGTCGCCGGGCACCGCGCCGCAGGCATGACCATGGAAGTCCGCACCGCTGGCAGCGGCGAGCCCGCTGTGCACGACGTCGAGCGCGCTCCTGTGCCGAGCGCTGACTGGCGACCGAGGGACGCGACACTGCCTCCGGCAGACGCGACGACCGTGCACCGGGTCGAACTGCACGTCACCGAGCAGCTGCTGGAAGTCGCGCCGGGCGAACGGGAGCGACGGTGGACCTTCGGAGGCACGGTGCCCGGGCCCACGCTGCGCGGGAAGGTCGGGGACCGGTTCGAGATCACCCTGGTCAACGACGCGACCACGGGGCACAGCATCGACTTCCACGCCGGTTCGCTCGCGCCGGACGGCCCGATGCGCACGATCGAGCCCGGTGAGCGGCTGGTGTACGCCTTCACCGCCGAACGCTCCGGGGCGTGGCTCTACCACTGCTCCACCGCGCCGATGTCGCTGCACCTGGCCAACGGGATGTACGGGGCCGTCATCATCGACCCTCCCGACCTGGCGCCGGTGGACCGCGAGTACGTGCTCGTCAGCGGGCAGCACTTCGACGGTGCGCCGGACGACGACGAACTGCTGGACAAGATCCGGCGAGGCAGTCCGGACGGGTGGTCCTTCAACGGGATGCCGTGGCAGTACGACCACGCGCCGCTGACCGCCGAGGTCGGCCGACGCGTTCGGTTCTGGGTCATCAACGCGGGTCCGTCGGACCCGGTGAGCTTCCACGTCGTCGGTGGTCAGTTCGACACCGTCTACGCGGAAGGCGCATGGCTGCTGCGTCCCGGCGCGAGCGGCGGTTCGCAGGCGTTGGACCTCGCACCAGCGCAAGGCGGTTTCGTCGAACTGACCTTCCCCGAACCAGGTCGCTACCCGTTCGTCGATCACGACCTCCGCCACGCCGAGAACGGCGCGCACGGTTACGTGGGAGTGCGGCCGTGA
- the ctaD gene encoding cytochrome c oxidase subunit I → MTATAPTPIAPSPVPKRQHRSGKSSLLRPLRTTDHKQLGIMYLVATFAFFLLGGAMAMLMRGELARPGLQFLSNEQYNQLFTMHGTVMLLLYATPSVYGFANYVLPLQIGAPDVAFPRLNALSFWLFLFGGLITVSGFVTPGGAPDFGWFAYVPLSDAVHSPGVGADLWIVGVAVGGLGTILAAVNMITTVVCLRAPGMTMWRMPIFTWNILITSIMVLMVFPVLTAAGLGLLADRHLGAHVFDPANGGVVLWQHLFWFFGHPEVYILALPFFGIVSEIIPVFSRKPLFGYKGLVWATMGIATLSVTVWAHHMYATGAVLLPFFSFATFLVAVPTGVKFFNWIGTMWKGKLTFESPMLFSVGFMVTFLFGGLSGVLLAAPPLDFHVSDTYFVVAHFHYVLYGTIVFATFAGIYFWFPKITGRMLDERLAKLHFWLTFIGFHGTFLVQHWLGNEGMPRRYADYLASDGFTTLNEISTASAYLLGASTLPFIWNVFKSYRFGDVVTEDDAWGFGNSLEWATSCPPPRHNFLELPRIRSERPAFDLHYPHMSERSRLESHVSLTGKALHRGSLERSR, encoded by the coding sequence GTGACGGCGACAGCCCCAACGCCGATCGCCCCCAGCCCAGTTCCGAAGCGCCAGCACCGCAGCGGGAAGAGCAGCCTGCTGCGGCCACTGCGCACGACCGACCACAAGCAGCTTGGCATCATGTACCTGGTCGCGACCTTCGCCTTCTTCCTGCTGGGCGGGGCCATGGCGATGCTCATGCGCGGTGAGCTGGCGCGACCCGGCTTGCAGTTCCTGTCCAACGAGCAGTACAACCAGCTGTTCACCATGCACGGCACGGTGATGCTGCTGCTGTACGCGACGCCGAGCGTGTACGGCTTCGCCAACTACGTGCTGCCCCTCCAGATCGGGGCGCCAGACGTCGCCTTCCCCCGCTTGAACGCCCTCTCGTTCTGGCTGTTCCTCTTCGGCGGCCTGATCACGGTGTCCGGGTTCGTCACCCCCGGTGGTGCTCCGGACTTCGGCTGGTTCGCCTACGTGCCGTTGTCGGACGCGGTCCACTCGCCGGGTGTCGGTGCCGACCTGTGGATCGTCGGCGTGGCCGTCGGGGGCCTGGGCACGATCTTGGCGGCAGTCAACATGATCACCACAGTGGTGTGCCTGCGGGCCCCCGGGATGACGATGTGGCGGATGCCGATCTTCACCTGGAACATCCTGATCACCAGCATCATGGTGTTGATGGTCTTCCCGGTTCTGACCGCGGCAGGCCTCGGCCTGCTCGCCGACCGGCACCTCGGGGCGCACGTCTTCGACCCCGCCAACGGAGGGGTGGTGCTGTGGCAACACCTCTTCTGGTTCTTCGGTCACCCCGAGGTCTACATCCTGGCACTGCCCTTCTTCGGGATCGTCTCCGAGATCATCCCGGTGTTCTCGCGGAAGCCCCTCTTCGGGTACAAGGGCTTGGTGTGGGCGACCATGGGGATCGCGACGCTGTCGGTCACGGTGTGGGCGCACCACATGTACGCCACCGGCGCCGTTCTCCTGCCCTTCTTCTCCTTCGCGACGTTCTTGGTCGCAGTGCCGACCGGTGTGAAGTTCTTCAACTGGATCGGCACCATGTGGAAGGGGAAGCTGACCTTCGAGTCGCCGATGCTGTTCTCGGTGGGCTTCATGGTCACCTTCCTCTTCGGTGGGCTCAGCGGCGTGCTGCTGGCGGCACCGCCGCTGGACTTCCACGTCTCGGACACCTACTTCGTGGTCGCGCACTTCCACTACGTGCTCTACGGCACGATCGTGTTCGCCACCTTCGCCGGGATCTACTTCTGGTTCCCCAAGATCACCGGACGGATGCTGGACGAACGCCTGGCCAAGCTGCACTTCTGGCTGACGTTCATCGGCTTCCACGGCACCTTCCTGGTGCAGCACTGGCTGGGCAACGAGGGCATGCCGCGCCGCTATGCCGACTACCTGGCCTCCGACGGCTTCACCACGCTCAACGAGATCTCCACGGCCAGCGCCTACTTGCTCGGCGCCTCGACGCTGCCGTTCATCTGGAACGTGTTCAAGAGCTACCGGTTCGGGGACGTGGTCACTGAGGACGATGCGTGGGGATTCGGCAACTCGCTGGAGTGGGCGACCTCCTGCCCGCCGCCACGGCACAACTTCCTCGAACTGCCTCGGATCCGCTCCGAGCGCCCGGCCTTCGACCTGCACTACCCGCACATGAGCGAACGGAGTCGACTGGAATCCCACGTCAGCCTGACCGGCAAGGCGCTGCACCGGGGATCCCTCGAGCGGAGCCGGTGA